Proteins encoded in a region of the Pseudomonas denitrificans (nom. rej.) genome:
- the ftsB gene encoding cell division protein FtsB: MRLRSPYWLFVVLILALAGLQYRLWIGDGSLAQVRDLQKQIADQQGENERLLERNRILEAEVAELKKGTETVEERARHELGMVKDKETLYQLAQ; this comes from the coding sequence TTGAGGTTACGTAGCCCTTACTGGCTGTTCGTCGTGCTGATCCTGGCGCTGGCCGGCCTGCAGTATCGCCTGTGGATTGGCGATGGCAGTCTGGCGCAGGTGCGCGACCTGCAGAAGCAGATCGCCGATCAGCAGGGCGAGAACGAGCGGCTGCTCGAGCGTAACCGCATCCTCGAGGCGGAAGTCGCCGAGCTCAAGAAAGGCACCGAGACCGTCGAGGAGCGTGCGCGCCACGAACTCGGCATGGTCAAGGACAAGGAAACCCTCTACCAGCTCGCGCAATGA
- the fghA gene encoding S-formylglutathione hydrolase gives MTDSIELISTQKSFGGWHQRYRHRSAALGCDMVFAVYLPPQAEPEAGLPVLYWLSGLTCTDENFMQKAGAQRMAAELGIVIVAPDTSPRGPEVPGDPDGAWDFGLGAGFYVNATQEPWARHYRMHDYVVQELPALIEANFPVSQKRGISGHSMGGHGALICALRNPGRYLSLSAFAPITHPSDCPWGQKALGRFLGEDPAAWREWDAVELLANASERLPILVDQGERDDFLAVQLKPDALREAAAAVGHPLELRLQPGYDHSYYFIASFIDDHLRHHAAALCG, from the coding sequence ATGACGGATTCCATCGAACTCATCAGCACCCAGAAGAGCTTCGGCGGCTGGCACCAGCGCTACCGCCACCGTTCCGCCGCCCTCGGCTGCGACATGGTCTTCGCGGTCTATCTGCCGCCCCAGGCCGAGCCCGAGGCGGGCTTGCCGGTGCTGTACTGGCTGTCCGGCCTGACCTGCACCGACGAGAACTTCATGCAGAAGGCCGGCGCGCAGCGCATGGCTGCTGAGCTGGGGATTGTCATTGTCGCGCCGGACACCAGCCCGCGCGGGCCGGAAGTGCCGGGCGATCCAGATGGCGCCTGGGACTTCGGCCTTGGTGCCGGCTTCTACGTCAATGCCACCCAGGAACCCTGGGCGCGCCACTACCGGATGCACGATTACGTGGTGCAGGAGTTGCCTGCACTGATCGAGGCGAACTTCCCGGTTTCCCAGAAGCGCGGCATCAGCGGCCACTCCATGGGGGGCCATGGCGCGCTGATCTGCGCCCTGCGCAACCCGGGCCGCTACCTGTCGCTGTCGGCCTTTGCGCCCATCACCCATCCCAGCGATTGCCCATGGGGGCAGAAGGCCCTGGGCCGCTTCCTCGGTGAAGATCCGGCGGCCTGGCGTGAGTGGGATGCCGTGGAACTGCTGGCGAATGCCAGTGAGCGCCTGCCGATCCTGGTGGACCAGGGCGAGCGCGACGACTTCCTCGCCGTGCAGCTCAAGCCCGACGCCCTGCGCGAAGCGGCCGCTGCGGTCGGCCATCCGCTGGAGCTGCGCCTGCAGCCCGGCTACGACCACAGCTACTACTTCATTGCGAGCTTCATCGATGATCACCTGCGCCACCACGCTGCGGCGCTCTGTGGCTGA
- the eno gene encoding phosphopyruvate hydratase yields MAKIVDIKGREVLDSRGNPTVEADVILDNGIVGSACAPSGASTGSREALELRDGDKSRYLGKGVLKAVANINGPIRDLLLGKDATDQKGLDHAMIDLDGTENKGKLGANAILAVSLAAAKAAAQAKGVPLYAHIADLNGTPGQYSMPVPMMNIINGGEHADNNVDIQEFMVQPVGAKNFADALRMGAEIFHHLKAVLKARGLNTAVGDEGGFAPNLASNEDALAAIAEAVANAGYKLGDDVTLALDCASSEFFKDGQYDLEGEGKVFSAEGFADYLAGLTQRYPIISIEDGMDESDWAGWKVLTDKIGEKVQLVGDDLFVTNTKILKRGIDEKIGNSILIKFNQIGSLTETLEAIQMAKAAGFTAVISHRSGETEDSTIADLAVGTAAGQIKTGSLCRSDRVSKYNQLLRIEEQLGAKAPYRGRAEFRG; encoded by the coding sequence ATGGCAAAGATCGTCGACATCAAGGGCCGTGAGGTCCTGGACTCCCGCGGCAACCCGACCGTTGAAGCGGACGTGATCCTGGACAACGGCATCGTCGGCAGCGCTTGCGCCCCGTCCGGTGCATCCACCGGTTCCCGCGAGGCTCTCGAACTGCGCGATGGCGACAAGAGCCGTTACCTGGGCAAGGGCGTGCTGAAAGCCGTGGCCAACATCAATGGCCCGATCCGCGACCTGCTGCTGGGCAAGGACGCGACTGACCAGAAAGGTCTGGATCACGCGATGATCGACCTCGACGGCACCGAGAACAAGGGCAAGCTGGGCGCCAACGCCATCCTGGCCGTCTCCCTGGCTGCCGCCAAGGCCGCCGCTCAGGCCAAGGGCGTACCGCTGTACGCGCACATCGCCGACCTGAACGGCACCCCGGGCCAGTACTCCATGCCGGTTCCGATGATGAACATCATCAACGGCGGCGAGCACGCCGATAACAACGTCGACATCCAGGAGTTCATGGTTCAGCCGGTTGGCGCCAAGAACTTCGCCGACGCGCTGCGCATGGGCGCCGAGATCTTCCACCACCTCAAGGCCGTGCTGAAGGCCCGTGGCCTGAACACCGCCGTGGGTGACGAAGGCGGCTTCGCGCCGAACCTGGCTTCCAACGAAGACGCCCTGGCTGCCATCGCCGAAGCCGTTGCCAACGCCGGCTACAAGCTGGGCGACGACGTTACCCTGGCCCTGGACTGCGCTTCCTCCGAGTTCTTCAAGGACGGCCAGTACGACCTGGAAGGCGAAGGCAAGGTGTTCAGCGCCGAAGGTTTCGCCGACTACCTGGCCGGCCTGACCCAGCGCTACCCGATCATCTCCATCGAAGACGGCATGGACGAGTCCGACTGGGCTGGCTGGAAAGTCCTGACCGACAAGATCGGCGAGAAGGTACAGCTGGTCGGTGACGACCTGTTCGTCACCAACACCAAGATCCTCAAGCGCGGCATCGACGAGAAGATCGGCAACTCGATCCTGATCAAGTTCAACCAGATCGGCTCGCTGACCGAGACCCTGGAGGCCATCCAGATGGCCAAGGCTGCCGGCTTCACCGCAGTCATCTCGCACCGTTCGGGTGAAACCGAGGACAGCACCATCGCTGACCTGGCCGTCGGCACTGCCGCTGGTCAGATCAAGACCGGTTCGCTCTGCCGCTCCGACCGCGTTTCCAAGTACAACCAGCTGCTGCGCATCGAAGAGCAGCTGGGCGCCAAGGCGCCGTACCGTGGTCGCGCGGAATTCCGCGGCTGA
- a CDS encoding S-(hydroxymethyl)glutathione dehydrogenase/class III alcohol dehydrogenase — protein MIKSRAAVAFAPNKPLEIVEVDVAPPQKGEVLVRIVATGVCHTDAYTLSGQDSEGVFPCILGHEGGGIVEAVGEGVTSLKVGDHVIPLYTAECRECKFCKSGKTNLCQAVRATQGKGLMPDGTSRFSYKGEPIFHYMGCSTFSEYTVLPEISLAKIPEEAPLEKVCLLGCGVTTGIGAVLNTAKVEEGATVAIFGLGGIGLAAIIGAKMAKASRIIAVDINPAKFDIAKELGATDFVNPKDHQKPIQEVIVEMTDGGVDYSFECVGNVQLMRAALECCHKGWGESTIIGVAGAGQEISTRPFQLVTGRVWRGSAFGGVKGRTELPSYVEKAQKGEIPLDTFITHTMGLEKINEAFDLMHEGKSIRSVIHY, from the coding sequence ATGATCAAGTCCCGTGCCGCCGTCGCCTTCGCCCCCAACAAGCCGTTGGAAATCGTCGAAGTGGATGTTGCGCCGCCGCAGAAGGGCGAAGTGCTGGTGCGCATCGTCGCCACCGGCGTCTGCCACACTGACGCGTACACCCTGTCCGGCCAGGATTCCGAAGGCGTGTTCCCGTGCATCCTGGGCCACGAGGGTGGCGGCATTGTCGAAGCGGTGGGCGAGGGCGTGACCTCGCTGAAAGTGGGCGACCACGTGATCCCGCTGTACACCGCCGAATGCCGCGAGTGCAAATTCTGCAAATCCGGCAAGACCAACCTCTGCCAGGCCGTGCGCGCCACCCAGGGCAAGGGGCTGATGCCCGACGGCACCAGCCGCTTCTCCTACAAGGGCGAGCCGATCTTCCACTACATGGGCTGCTCGACCTTCTCCGAGTACACCGTGCTGCCGGAAATCTCCCTGGCGAAGATCCCCGAGGAGGCGCCGCTGGAGAAGGTCTGCCTGCTCGGTTGCGGTGTGACCACCGGCATCGGCGCCGTGCTGAACACTGCCAAGGTGGAAGAGGGCGCTACCGTCGCCATCTTCGGCCTGGGCGGCATCGGCCTGGCGGCGATCATCGGCGCGAAGATGGCCAAGGCCTCGCGCATCATCGCGGTGGACATCAACCCGGCGAAGTTCGACATCGCCAAGGAACTGGGCGCCACCGACTTCGTCAATCCGAAGGATCATCAGAAGCCGATTCAGGAAGTCATCGTCGAAATGACGGATGGCGGCGTGGACTATTCCTTCGAGTGCGTGGGCAACGTCCAGTTGATGCGTGCGGCGCTGGAGTGCTGCCACAAGGGCTGGGGCGAATCCACCATCATCGGCGTCGCCGGTGCCGGCCAGGAAATCAGCACCCGTCCGTTCCAGCTGGTCACCGGCCGCGTCTGGCGCGGTTCCGCCTTCGGCGGCGTGAAGGGCCGCACCGAGCTGCCGAGCTACGTGGAGAAGGCGCAGAAGGGCGAAATCCCGCTGGATACCTTCATCACCCACACCATGGGCCTGGAGAAGATCAACGAGGCCTTTGACCTGATGCACGAAGGCAAGAGCATCCGCTCCGTCATCCATTACTGA
- a CDS encoding CTP synthase — protein MTRYIFVTGGVVSSLGKGIASASLAAILEARGLKITMLKLDPYINVDPGTMSPFQHGEVFVTHDGAETDLDLGHYERFVRTTMTQNNNFTTGRVYMDVLRKERRGDYLGATVQVIPHITDEIKRRIIKGAGDADVALVEVGGTVGDIESQPFLEAIRQLRVEIGSRRAMLMHLTLVPYIATAGETKTKPTQHSVKELRSIGLQPDILICRSDHPVDVSSRRKIALFTNVEERAVISLEDVDTIYRIPSVLHAQGVDDLVVERFGLECGPADLSEWDRVVDAKLNPEREVTIAMVGKYMELLDAYKSLIEAMTHAGIQSRTKVNLRYIDSEDIEQQGTSLLEGADAILVPGGFGLRGVEGKITAVQYARENKVPYLGICLGMQVAVIEYARNVLGWTDANSTEFDKSSGHPVVGLITEWQDATGATEVRTEASDLGGTMRLGAQECLLSAGTLVHDCYGKEVIVERHRHRYEVNNNLRPQLEAAGLKISGRSGDGALVEVVEAPDHPWFVACQFHPEFTSTPRDGHPLFSGFVNAALKQAGKA, from the coding sequence ATGACGCGCTACATCTTCGTCACGGGTGGTGTTGTTTCTTCATTGGGGAAAGGCATCGCCTCGGCTTCCTTGGCTGCCATTCTGGAAGCGCGTGGCCTGAAGATCACGATGCTCAAGCTGGACCCCTACATCAACGTCGATCCGGGCACCATGAGCCCGTTCCAGCACGGTGAGGTGTTCGTCACCCACGACGGCGCTGAGACCGACCTCGATCTGGGCCACTACGAGCGTTTCGTTCGTACCACGATGACCCAGAACAACAACTTCACCACCGGCCGCGTCTACATGGACGTGCTGCGCAAGGAGCGCCGTGGTGACTATCTGGGCGCCACCGTGCAGGTCATCCCGCACATCACCGACGAGATCAAGCGTCGCATCATCAAGGGCGCCGGCGATGCCGACGTGGCCCTGGTTGAAGTCGGCGGCACCGTTGGTGACATCGAGTCGCAACCCTTCCTCGAGGCTATCCGCCAGCTGCGCGTGGAGATCGGTTCGCGCCGCGCCATGCTGATGCACCTGACGCTGGTCCCGTACATCGCCACCGCTGGCGAGACCAAGACCAAGCCGACCCAGCACTCGGTCAAGGAACTGCGCTCCATCGGCCTGCAGCCGGACATCCTGATCTGCCGTTCCGACCATCCGGTGGACGTGTCCTCCCGCCGCAAGATCGCCCTCTTCACCAACGTGGAAGAGCGCGCGGTCATCTCGCTGGAAGACGTCGACACCATCTACCGCATTCCGTCGGTACTGCACGCCCAGGGCGTCGACGACCTGGTCGTCGAGCGCTTCGGCCTGGAGTGCGGCCCCGCCGACCTGTCCGAATGGGACCGCGTGGTCGACGCCAAGCTCAACCCCGAGCGTGAAGTCACCATCGCCATGGTCGGTAAGTACATGGAACTGCTCGACGCCTACAAGTCGCTGATCGAAGCCATGACCCATGCCGGCATCCAGAGCCGCACCAAGGTCAACCTGCGCTACATCGACTCCGAGGACATCGAGCAGCAGGGCACCAGCCTGCTCGAAGGCGCCGACGCCATCCTGGTTCCGGGCGGCTTCGGCCTGCGCGGCGTGGAAGGCAAGATCACCGCCGTGCAGTACGCTCGCGAGAACAAGGTTCCGTACCTGGGCATCTGCCTGGGCATGCAGGTGGCCGTCATCGAATACGCCCGCAACGTGCTGGGCTGGACCGATGCAAACTCCACCGAGTTCGACAAGTCCAGCGGCCACCCGGTCGTCGGCCTGATCACCGAATGGCAGGACGCTACCGGCGCCACCGAAGTGCGCACCGAAGCATCCGACCTGGGCGGCACCATGCGCCTGGGCGCCCAGGAATGCCTGCTGTCCGCCGGTACCCTGGTGCACGACTGCTACGGCAAGGAAGTGATCGTCGAGCGTCACCGTCACCGCTACGAAGTGAACAACAACCTGCGTCCGCAACTGGAAGCCGCTGGTCTGAAGATTTCCGGCCGCTCCGGCGACGGTGCGCTGGTGGAAGTCGTGGAAGCGCCGGACCATCCGTGGTTCGTGGCTTGCCAGTTCCACCCGGAATTCACCTCCACCCCGCGTGATGGTCACCCGCTGTTCAGCGGCTTCGTCAACGCCGCCCTGAAGCAAGCCGGGAAAGCCTGA
- the kdsA gene encoding 3-deoxy-8-phosphooctulonate synthase: MTQKIIRVDDIQIGNDLPFVLFGGMNVLESRDLAMQVCEEYVKVTEKLGIPYVFKASFDKANRSSITSYRGPGMEEGLKIFEEIKKTFNVPVITDVHEPYQAAPVAEVCDIIQLPAFLSRQTDLVVAMAQTKAVINIKKAQFLAPQEMKHILRKCEEAGNDQLILCERGSSFGYNNLVVDMLGFGIMKQFEYPVFFDVTHALQMPGGRADSAGGRRAQVTDLAKAGMSQGLAGLFLEAHPDPENAKCDGPCALRLNKLEPFLSQLKQLDDLVKSFPIIETA, from the coding sequence ATGACCCAGAAGATCATCCGCGTCGATGATATCCAGATCGGTAACGACCTGCCGTTCGTGCTGTTTGGCGGCATGAACGTGCTGGAGTCGCGCGACCTGGCGATGCAGGTCTGCGAAGAGTACGTCAAGGTCACCGAGAAGCTCGGTATCCCCTACGTGTTCAAGGCCAGCTTCGACAAGGCCAACCGTTCCTCGATCACGTCCTACCGTGGTCCGGGCATGGAAGAAGGGCTGAAGATCTTCGAAGAGATCAAGAAGACCTTCAACGTGCCGGTCATCACTGATGTGCACGAGCCTTACCAGGCCGCTCCGGTGGCCGAGGTCTGCGACATCATCCAGCTGCCGGCCTTCCTGTCCCGGCAGACCGACCTGGTCGTGGCCATGGCTCAGACCAAAGCGGTGATCAACATCAAGAAAGCCCAGTTCCTCGCGCCGCAGGAGATGAAACACATCCTGCGTAAGTGCGAGGAGGCGGGTAACGACCAGCTGATCCTCTGCGAGCGTGGCTCCTCCTTCGGGTACAACAACCTGGTGGTGGACATGCTCGGCTTTGGCATCATGAAGCAGTTCGAGTACCCGGTGTTCTTCGACGTGACCCACGCCCTGCAGATGCCGGGCGGTCGCGCCGATTCCGCCGGCGGCCGCCGCGCCCAGGTCACCGACCTGGCCAAGGCCGGCATGAGCCAGGGCCTCGCCGGCCTGTTCCTGGAGGCCCATCCGGACCCCGAGAACGCCAAATGCGACGGTCCGTGCGCCCTGCGCCTGAACAAGCTCGAGCCTTTCCTGTCCCAGCTCAAGCAGCTGGATGACCTGGTCAAGAGTTTCCCCATTATCGAGACTGCCTGA
- the ispF gene encoding 2-C-methyl-D-erythritol 2,4-cyclodiphosphate synthase, translating to MRIGHGYDVHRFGEGDFITLGGVRIPHRFGLVAHSDGDVLLHALSDALLGACALGDIGKHFPDTDPQFKGADSRALLRHVLSLVEAKGWKVENVDTTIIAQAPKMAPHIQSMRESIAADLKVELDQVNVKATTTEKLGFTGREEGIAVHAVALLVRA from the coding sequence ATGCGTATCGGACATGGCTACGACGTGCACCGCTTCGGCGAGGGCGACTTCATCACCCTCGGCGGCGTGCGTATTCCCCACAGGTTCGGGCTCGTCGCCCACTCCGACGGCGACGTGTTGTTGCACGCGCTCTCCGATGCCCTGCTGGGCGCCTGCGCGCTGGGCGATATCGGCAAGCACTTCCCCGACACCGACCCGCAGTTCAAGGGCGCCGACAGCCGCGCGCTGCTGCGCCACGTGCTGAGTCTGGTGGAAGCCAAGGGCTGGAAGGTGGAAAACGTCGACACCACCATCATCGCCCAGGCGCCGAAGATGGCGCCGCACATCCAGAGCATGCGCGAGAGCATCGCCGCCGACCTGAAGGTCGAACTGGACCAGGTCAACGTCAAGGCCACCACCACCGAGAAACTCGGCTTCACCGGCCGAGAAGAGGGCATCGCGGTCCACGCAGTCGCCCTGCTGGTTCGCGCATGA
- the accA gene encoding acetyl-CoA carboxylase carboxyl transferase subunit alpha: protein MNPNFLDFEQPIADLHAKIEELRLVGNDNALNITDEISRLQEKSKALTENIFGNLSSWQIAQLARHPRRPYTLDYIEHIFTEFEELHGDRHFSDDAAIVGGVARLEDQPVMIIGHQKGREVREKVRRNFGMPRPEGYRKACRLMEMAERFKMPILTFIDTPGAYPGIDAEERGQSEAIAWNLRVMARLKTPIIATVIGEGGSGGALAIGVCDQLNMLQYSTYAVISPEGCASILWRTAEKAPEAAEAMGITANRLKDLGIVDSVIPEPLGSAHRDPAAMAETIRKSLLGQLDTLNQLSSEELLARRYERLMSYGVA, encoded by the coding sequence ATGAACCCGAATTTTCTCGATTTCGAACAGCCCATTGCCGACCTGCACGCCAAGATTGAAGAGCTGCGGTTGGTCGGTAACGACAACGCCCTGAACATCACCGACGAAATCTCCCGTCTGCAGGAGAAGAGCAAGGCGCTGACCGAGAACATCTTCGGCAACCTGTCCAGCTGGCAGATCGCCCAGCTCGCGCGCCATCCGCGTCGCCCCTACACCCTGGACTACATCGAGCACATCTTCACCGAGTTCGAAGAGCTGCACGGTGACCGCCACTTCTCCGACGACGCCGCGATTGTCGGTGGCGTTGCCCGCCTGGAAGACCAGCCGGTGATGATCATCGGCCACCAGAAGGGCCGCGAAGTGCGCGAGAAGGTGCGCCGCAACTTCGGCATGCCCCGTCCGGAAGGCTACCGCAAGGCCTGCCGCCTGATGGAAATGGCCGAACGCTTCAAGATGCCGATCCTGACCTTCATCGACACTCCCGGCGCCTACCCGGGCATCGACGCCGAAGAACGCGGCCAGAGCGAGGCGATCGCCTGGAACCTGCGCGTCATGGCGCGTCTGAAGACCCCGATCATCGCCACCGTTATCGGCGAGGGTGGCTCCGGCGGCGCACTGGCCATCGGCGTGTGCGACCAGCTGAACATGCTGCAGTACTCCACCTACGCGGTGATCTCGCCCGAAGGTTGCGCCTCGATCCTCTGGCGTACCGCCGAGAAGGCGCCGGAAGCGGCCGAAGCCATGGGCATCACCGCCAACCGCCTGAAGGACCTGGGTATCGTCGACAGCGTCATCCCCGAGCCGCTGGGCAGCGCCCACCGCGACCCGGCCGCGATGGCCGAGACCATCCGCAAGTCCCTGCTCGGCCAGCTCGACACGCTGAACCAGCTGAGCAGCGAAGAGCTCCTGGCGCGCCGTTATGAGCGCCTGATGAGCTACGGCGTCGCCTGA
- the yedE gene encoding selenium metabolism membrane protein YedE/FdhT: MSALSSFRERYLLRFWSPLPTLVALGVISAYYFAMTGTFWAVTGEFTRWGGHVLSWFGLQPQEWSYFKIIGLQGTPFDRIDGVMIIGMFLGALVCALWAGNVSLRWPTSKRRLLQGLIGGVIAGFGARLAMGCNLAAFFTGIPMFSVHAWAFMFSTVIGAWFGVKISLLPFLRIPLKVGGKAAALPTAEALARRAKLQWRLGMGVLAIAALFAAWRFEVSLVLGMACLFGLLFGGLIERAQICFTSAARDLWTTGRTQAALGILLGMAAACVGTFAAIHNGLPPKIFWMGPNAVIGGVLFGIGIVLAGGCETGWMYRSMEGQVHFWVVGVGNVIGGTLVAVYWDQLGTSLALPYPKLNLLQEFGPGGGLLITFAGLALCMLLVQLNAQRFTRKRKPSDARHQDADAVA; encoded by the coding sequence ATGTCAGCCCTATCTTCTTTCCGGGAGCGCTATCTGCTGCGCTTCTGGTCGCCCCTGCCAACCCTGGTTGCCCTGGGCGTCATCTCCGCCTACTACTTCGCCATGACCGGCACCTTCTGGGCAGTCACCGGCGAGTTCACCCGCTGGGGCGGCCACGTGCTGTCCTGGTTCGGCCTGCAGCCCCAGGAATGGAGCTACTTCAAGATCATCGGCCTCCAAGGCACGCCGTTCGACCGCATCGATGGCGTGATGATCATCGGCATGTTCCTCGGCGCGCTGGTCTGCGCGCTCTGGGCCGGCAACGTCAGCCTGCGCTGGCCGACCAGCAAGCGCCGCCTGCTGCAGGGCCTGATCGGCGGAGTGATCGCCGGATTCGGCGCGCGCCTGGCGATGGGCTGCAACCTGGCGGCCTTCTTCACCGGCATCCCGATGTTCTCCGTGCACGCCTGGGCCTTCATGTTCTCCACCGTGATCGGTGCCTGGTTCGGCGTGAAGATCAGCCTGCTGCCCTTCCTGCGCATTCCGCTCAAAGTCGGCGGCAAGGCTGCCGCCCTGCCAACTGCCGAAGCGCTCGCTCGCCGTGCCAAGCTGCAATGGCGCCTGGGCATGGGCGTGCTGGCGATCGCTGCGCTGTTCGCTGCCTGGCGCTTCGAAGTCTCGCTGGTGCTGGGCATGGCCTGCCTGTTCGGCCTGCTGTTCGGCGGCCTGATCGAACGCGCACAGATCTGCTTCACCAGCGCCGCCCGTGACCTCTGGACCACCGGCCGAACCCAGGCCGCACTGGGTATCCTGCTGGGCATGGCGGCCGCCTGCGTCGGCACCTTCGCGGCGATCCACAACGGCCTGCCGCCGAAGATCTTCTGGATGGGTCCGAACGCCGTGATCGGTGGTGTGCTGTTCGGCATCGGCATCGTGCTGGCCGGCGGCTGCGAAACGGGCTGGATGTATCGCTCGATGGAAGGCCAGGTGCACTTCTGGGTGGTAGGCGTCGGCAACGTCATCGGCGGCACCCTGGTCGCGGTGTACTGGGACCAGCTCGGCACCAGCCTTGCCCTGCCCTATCCCAAGCTCAATCTGTTGCAGGAGTTCGGCCCTGGCGGCGGCCTGCTGATCACCTTCGCCGGCCTCGCCCTGTGCATGCTGCTGGTACAACTCAACGCGCAACGCTTCACCCGTAAACGGAAACCGTCCGATGCCCGACACCAAGACGCCGACGCTGTCGCTTGA
- the ispD gene encoding 2-C-methyl-D-erythritol 4-phosphate cytidylyltransferase → MTTPAFWAVIPAAGIGSRMRADRPKQYLDLAGRSILERTLDCFLGHPRLKGLVVCLAADDPWWPTLPSASNELIQRADGGRERADSVLNGLLRLTELGAGSDDWVLVHDAARPNLARADLDRLLGELEFDAVGGLLGVPARDTLKRVGADGRVVETIDRSVVWQAYTPQMFRLGALHRALADALVADAAITDEASAMEWAGYAPRMVEGRVDNIKVTTPEDLQRLQRNFAKH, encoded by the coding sequence ATGACCACACCCGCCTTCTGGGCCGTGATCCCGGCCGCCGGCATCGGTTCGCGGATGCGCGCCGACCGCCCCAAGCAATACCTCGACCTTGCCGGTCGCAGCATTCTCGAACGCACCCTCGACTGCTTCCTCGGCCATCCCCGGCTGAAGGGTCTGGTGGTGTGCCTGGCCGCCGACGATCCCTGGTGGCCGACCTTGCCGAGTGCTTCCAACGAACTGATCCAGCGTGCCGACGGTGGCCGCGAGCGCGCCGATTCCGTGCTCAATGGTCTGCTGCGCCTGACCGAGCTGGGCGCTGGCAGTGACGACTGGGTGCTGGTGCACGACGCCGCCCGGCCGAACCTGGCTCGCGCTGATCTGGATCGCCTGTTGGGCGAGCTGGAGTTTGACGCCGTGGGTGGCCTGCTCGGGGTCCCCGCGCGGGATACCCTGAAACGCGTTGGCGCTGACGGCCGCGTGGTGGAAACCATCGACCGCAGCGTGGTCTGGCAGGCCTATACCCCGCAGATGTTCCGCCTCGGCGCGCTGCACCGCGCGCTCGCCGATGCGCTGGTGGCCGATGCGGCCATCACCGACGAGGCCTCTGCCATGGAGTGGGCGGGCTATGCGCCGCGCATGGTGGAAGGGCGGGTGGACAACATCAAGGTCACCACCCCGGAAGACCTGCAGCGCCTGCAGCGCAATTTCGCCAAGCACTGA
- the yedF gene encoding sulfurtransferase-like selenium metabolism protein YedF: MPDTKTPTLSLDLRGEHCPYNAIATLETLETLKPGDLLEVITDCSQSVHGIPEDTKRHGYHCLAVEQHGALFRFLIEVPLLG; encoded by the coding sequence ATGCCCGACACCAAGACGCCGACGCTGTCGCTTGATCTGCGCGGCGAACACTGCCCCTACAACGCCATCGCCACCCTGGAAACCCTGGAGACGCTCAAGCCAGGCGATCTGCTGGAGGTGATCACCGACTGTTCGCAGTCAGTGCACGGCATTCCGGAAGACACGAAGCGCCATGGCTATCACTGCCTGGCGGTGGAACAGCACGGGGCGCTGTTCCGCTTCCTGATCGAGGTGCCGCTGCTGGGCTGA